The DNA sequence CTCACTCGTTGTGTGGATAGCAGCGTACCTGGGCGGTCGCTATATTAGGAGAGCCTCTCTTTATTTTGTCCCCTTTGCGGGTGCTCTAGGCATGGTGGGTGTGTTTTTGTGCAGCGCTTGTGTTGTCTGCGTGTATGTCTTCTACTCTTGTTTATCACGGGTGCgcgctctgctctctcttcctcacgtGGGGCTATGGcatgctcctctcttctctcgtaTGAATCTCTCTCACAGACATTTGAGCGAATCCCCAGCTTGTCCTTTGGGACAGTGACTGTAGGAGATGGGCTGATTCTGCGTCAGTGTGCGACGAAACCTATGAGCTGATAAGCAcgagcacaacaacaaaccaGAGACCCATTGTGCGACCGCTATGCGCAGCCATAGGAAGCCTCTCTGTGACTCCTCGGTTGGGCATGCGTTGTGTGTTTTGCAAGCCTCGCAAGAAAGCTATAGTGCCGTCTGTAGGGGTGGCGAGAGCACACTGTTCAGTCAGTGCCCTTCCCgcttcaccaccactgaGAAAGCGAGCCGCGACAGTATTCCACACTCCTCTTTACCTTCTTCGTTTCACGCCTACCAGGAGAGacaaggtggtggtggtgggggagtgATTGGAAAAAGGTGACGCCGCTCTTGATGGCTGCTCTTGTCTCGGCCCACGAACTTGGCAAGTCGCGTCATCGCTTGGCCGCCTCGCTTGGGTGTCATGTCAAAAGGCGCAGATCTATGTGTGTGCTAGTTTTGTTTCTGAGGATCTTGCTTCCCAACATCGCAATCTCCAAtgcacgctctctctctctggcacTCATCCTTTTTTGACTGCGTTCgtctcgttttcttctcttttgtctTCTCCGAGCTACTCTCGTTTTGCAGCCTGTTACGTTctcattttcttcttcaAGCCTCCCGCTGCGCTCCTCTAGGCTttcgtcggcggcgctgcttgtCGCGTGCAAAGCTCATCTCTGTTACAGTGTCGCTCTGGAAATTCGCAAATACACACGCTTGACGTGCTCCGCCTTTCAAAGAGAAACGAGGAATTGAAAGCGAAGATGATCGCTGAGTGCTTCTACCTGGTGGCGCTtgtcaccaccgccatgaCCATCACAATGTCGAACGTGACCGTCTACCCGGAGGGCATCAGCACAACCGTAGACGGCACCCCTATCATCGTCCACAACATTTCCCCAGATTGGATTCAAACCTCATCGATGAGCATCAGCTCCACGACGGAGTTGTTCGCCGTCGTTGTGATGGATCCGATTCGAGCTCACGCGAGGGCGGCTGTCACAATTGGCGATTCTCCCACCGCTGTCAATGCAGACGTCAATGTTTCCATCTACGGAGGCTTTAACATCACCAAGACCCCTCATGACGACGGCTGCCGCCCCAAATCCTTCGTAGTGGACTTCTGCGGGATGTATATGGAGGTGAGTGGCACAGTGGACACCATCGGCAAGCTACCGGGTGGCGCGCAGAGCATCTGCGACGTCGTCAGCCAGGTCGCTGATAATCTCATGGCCCCTGCCCCATTTATTGAGTACCCGCCTGTTATGGAGGGCGCGTCGGATATCGCGAAGTCGACCTACCTCTTGAAGTACCGTTTGGTGAACATCCTCTCAGAGAACACAGGATTGCCTGTGGAGGCGCACTTTGTGCGCAAGAATGTGTTGCGGGTTGCGGTCGGCTCATTCCTCCGCACCAGCATCCTCTTTGACTCCTCCTACGACTACGACGTCGAGGTGCTGGATGCTATGGGGGTAATATCACAGTGGGCCAAGAAAAAGCTCAACATTTCCGTCGACCCCAGGAACCGCACGACGCTAAAGATCCCGTTCCACGGCGGTGCGGTCACGATCccgacgctgcgcagcattGTCCACCAGGCGATCAAGGAGAACGCGTTGGCGACGCTGCGGACACGTGTGCCGCGCGGTGCTTCATTGTCCTACGATGTTGTCATCCACGACTTTCAGTGCACCTTTTTCAACACGGTTTGCTCCATTCCTGTGTCGAACGGCGTGCAGGTGATCAACTCTCGGTTCACGGGAATGGGTGACCTCGGCACCATCCTGGATAACACAGTCAGTGCTTCGATGGACATTCTTCTCACCAACATCACAAGAGTCGCATTGAAGGTGGTGGGCAGCACTTTTGGCCAGCGCATCTATCTACCCGTGTTCTGAGGGGCCTCATCGCCCTTTCCACGAGGCGGCTAAGTGGTGTGTTGCTAGGTCGTCGTGAACGAAGCAGAAGGCAGGCACCTGCCAAGGGTACTCATCCACCCCGCCAGGTGGAACAGGAAATGCCTTCTTACTCCATAACCATCTACACACTCCCACCCGCTTTGTGGTCCCAtcggctgctgttgtgcatATCTCTGTTAGTCGTATTCTCCGTGTTCTtcacttttcttttcgccACTGCAGTCCTCTACATTTTCTATTcgttttttgttgttgtcctcGTCTTTTTCTGAGACGTTtttcacccccttttttctcacgtgcatgtgtgtctgcgtctgtgtgtctgtgtacaCGACGCTATGCGTATGGTGTGCCAAATGCTGAAGCCTGACgactgcgcctctctctcagtTCATGGGGCATGCACCCATACGCGTACAGTGCACAAGTACCTCCATCTCATCTCCCATCCACCACATAAATCTCTCATTGTCCCTTGTTTTGTGCTGAGTTCCCCACACTCACTCCTTCCAGTTCCTCACGTACGGTTCTGAGGACCCTGTGCGGCCCAGCGCCTCCATCCGTAACTGCCAAGGAGCGCGATTGTGCATACTCCTTTGTTccgttttgttttcctcgtTTACGTAAAGGGTGGCTTGCGTGTGACTCTTTGCctacgtgcgcgtgtgtaggCAGAGGCGTTTGCCTTtgccgccgctcttcttgtcccacttttctttttctccagCTACATCTATagcttttctcctcctcgaatGCTATGTGAATCAGTggcccctttccccttttacCAAGGTACCACCCAGCAGCAAGGGCAGACGGTACGTACCTGCGCAGGCGTTTGCGCAGTGCCTCTTGTACTGTCGCACCACCATGCTACCTGTATCGCGGTTGCCACTTTCCTGATATGCATTTGGGTTCCTTCACCACGAACGTGTT is a window from the Leishmania panamensis strain MHOM/PA/94/PSC-1 chromosome 26 sequence genome containing:
- a CDS encoding hypothetical protein (TriTrypDB/GeneDB-style sysID: LpmP.26.2650), yielding MIAECFYLVALVTTAMTITMSNVTVYPEGISTTVDGTPIIVHNISPDWIQTSSMSISSTTELFAVVVMDPIRAHARAAVTIGDSPTAVNADVNVSIYGGFNITKTPHDDGCRPKSFVVDFCGMYMEVSGTVDTIGKLPGGAQSICDVVSQVADNLMAPAPFIEYPPVMEGASDIAKSTYLLKYRLVNILSENTGLPVEAHFVRKNVLRVAVGSFLRTSILFDSSYDYDVEVLDAMGVISQWAKKKLNISVDPRNRTTLKIPFHGGAVTIPTLRSIVHQAIKENALATLRTRVPRGASLSYDVVIHDFQCTFFNTVCSIPVSNGVQVINSRFTGMGDLGTILDNTVSASMDILLTNITRVALKVVGSTFGQRIYLPVF